The Candidatus Neomarinimicrobiota bacterium genome has a window encoding:
- a CDS encoding uroporphyrinogen decarboxylase family protein: EVEAWSQVDIEVFISHDDLAMTKGPIFRPDWFREHIFPHYPQIWKPLKDKGIKVIFCSDGNYGPLIDDIAAAGADGFIIEPSVDLQTVVGKYGGRKAIIGNVDTKVLTFEGEKEIEAEVRRCVSTAGHHPGFFINAVGGIPHNIPLKNVEAYFAACRKYRSRKVTT; encoded by the coding sequence GGAAGTTGAAGCCTGGAGCCAGGTCGATATCGAGGTCTTCATCAGCCACGACGACCTGGCCATGACCAAGGGGCCCATCTTCCGCCCCGACTGGTTCCGGGAGCACATCTTCCCCCATTACCCTCAGATATGGAAGCCGCTGAAGGACAAGGGCATCAAGGTTATCTTCTGCTCGGATGGCAACTATGGGCCCCTGATCGATGACATCGCCGCCGCAGGGGCCGATGGGTTCATCATCGAACCCTCGGTTGATCTTCAGACCGTAGTGGGTAAATATGGAGGCCGCAAAGCCATCATCGGCAACGTCGATACCAAGGTGCTGACCTTCGAGGGGGAAAAAGAGATCGAGGCCGAGGTAAGGAGGTGCGTATCCACGGCCGGCCACCACCCGGGTTTTTTCATCAATGCTGTGGGTGGTATCCCTCATAATATCCCGCTGAAAAATGTGGAGGCCTACTTCGCTGCTTGTCGGAAGTACCGAAGTAGAAAGGTGACGACCTGA